A genomic window from Solanum stenotomum isolate F172 chromosome 10, ASM1918654v1, whole genome shotgun sequence includes:
- the LOC125843202 gene encoding uncharacterized protein LOC125843202, with product MDQACSNQNGKIWIFWNADIQCQILENEDQHITCELNHVECKEKYMISFIYAKCKDHLRRPFWDKLMQLSDKDIPWCTMGDFNMITSIEEKQGGVPYNMNKSFDFLSVIEACGLMDLGYSGHHFTWCNQRATEARVWKRLDRAMTNNKWLEHMPQTTITHLPAVGSDHNPLLMEIAVRRSTGQPNVETSPKMKRLASTLSNLSRREFGDIFTVITEYEEQVRQAEEEGDENIAKAACVYFQETFTGHENRIAENILQCPDGFRGMFYQACWDIIQDELLEAVLAYFSGHIMPKFMSHSCLLLLPKVEHPNRLNEFRPISLSNFTNKTISKILCLRLAPILPHLISENQSGFVRGRSISENIMLAQEITHNIKKPKEGDNVVIKLNMAKAYDRVSWSFTCLVLRAMGFGEVFIDLVWRTMSNNWYSVIVNGTRHCFFHST from the exons ATGGATCAGGCTTGTTCTAACCAAAATGGGAAAATCTGGATCTTCTGGAATGCTGATATTCAATGTCAAATTCTAGAAAATGAGGACCAACATATTACTTGTGAGCTGAATCATGTAGAATGCAAAGAGAAATATATGATCTCTTTCATCTATGCAAAATGTAAGGATCATCTCAGAAGGCCCTTTTGGGACAAACTCATGCAACTTTCAGATAAAGACATTCCTTGGTGCACTATGGGAGACTTCAATATGATCACTTCTATTGAAGAAAAACAAGGAGGGGTTCCTTACAACATGAACAAAAGCTTTGATTTCCTTAGTGTTATAGAAGCATGTGGTTTAATGGATTTGGGGTACAGTGGTCATCACTTTACCTGGTGCAACCAAAGAGCTACTGAAGCCAGGGTTTGGAAGAGATTGGATAGGGCTATGACTAATAATAAATGGCTTGAACACATGCCTCAGACCACTATAACTCATTTACCTGCAGTGGGGTCTGACCACAACCCTTTGCTAATGGAAATAGCTGTTAGA AGAAGTACAGGGCAACCCAATGTGGAAACTTCACCGAAAATGAAGAGACTTGCTTCTACCCTTAGTAACTTGTCAAGAAGAGAGTTTGGGGATATTTTTACAGTTATTACAGAATATGAAGAACAAGTGAGACAGGCTGAAGAAGAG GGTGATGAAAATATTGCCAAGGCTGCCTGTGTTTATTTCCAAGAGACCTTTACAGGGCACGAGAATAGAATTGCAGAGAATATTCTTCAGT GTCCAGATGGTTTTAGAGGGATGTTTTACCAAGCCTGCTGGGACATTATCCAAGATGAGCTACTTGAAGCAGTTCTTGCCTATTTCAGTGGTCACATAATGCCTAAGTTCATGTCTCACTCTTGTTTACTGTTATTGCCTAAGGTGGAGCATCCCAATAGGCTCAATGAATTCAGACCTATTAGTCTCAGCAATTTCACCAATAAAACTATTTCCAAAATTCTTTGTCTCAGATTGGCTCCCATTCTACCTCATCTCATCTCGGAGAATCAATCAGGTTTTGTTAGAGGAAGGAGCATCTCTGAAAACATTATGCTGGCCCAAGAGATTACTCATAACATTAAAAAACCTAAGGAAGGTGATAATGTGGTAATCAAGCTCAACATGGCCAAGGCCTATGATAGAGTGTCTTGGTCCTTCACTTGTTTAGTGTTGAGGGCTATGGGCTTTGGTGAGGTCTttattgacttggtttggagaACTATGAGCAACAACTGGTACTCAGTCATTGTCAATGGTACTAGACATTGCTTCTTCCACTCCACATGA